The Primulina eburnea isolate SZY01 chromosome 12, ASM2296580v1, whole genome shotgun sequence genome includes the window TGTCAAGATACTACATTGAATTATGTTGAattcattaaattaaataaaattgtaaCTTTTTATAAGCACCAGAGCAAATAACTCATAAAGAATGATGGATTTTAATACTACTCATCTAAAGGATTGTTGATGTTTATTTATTCTGGAGACTACTGGAACAAAAATTAACCTCATGcgcttaattatttaattccaCCATTGTGTTAGTTTACTTGAAACCTCAACACTTAGCACAATACTTACAACTACTATTTTTCATTCAACTGCAGAAGCTACAATGTCAGCCTTTGCTTCCATCGCCAAAACATTGAATAATCTGAAGGCTTACAATTCAACTCCACAGCTGTTCAGATTCACTAGCATTCGAACCCTCCTGCTGCAGTCGGCTTCCGAGTCCGTGAAATTGCAGAAATttactgattctgattctggtaagatttttaatctGTTGTTATTTGAACGTTGTTTATGGATCAATGAATCCAAGTTCGACAATGAATTATTTGCCTATCGGTTTTATACCCTTAAAGCTATGAAttgcattttaattaaatacaaaTATCAATTGAAATTAAACCCAGTGCCGAAAATATGTGGCTGAATTAGTAGGGTTTTTCCAATAAAATAGATTTGTGACTGAATTAACATTAAAATGAATTTTATATTATGTATAGATATACGGGCTTTAGCACTTGATCATTAAGATTTTCAAGTGTTTTTAAAATGTTGGTTCCTAATTTTCTTTTTGAAGTCAATTTCTACCAGATTTAATGGACCAAATCGTGAGTTTAGCTGATGTAGCAGGATTTCTTTCTCAGAAAATTGTGGACTGTAACTTTGAGAGAATGAAGTTTGAACTTTTTAGTCAACAAATTGAGCTAAAGTGAGCTTTTGACTATCAATGGTCAACATCATCAAATTGCTTGATTCACTTTCTGTCTGTAGTTTTCTCGCTGCTTTGTTTCTAGTCGCAATACCAAAACAAAGAGGCTCAATCGCTTGCAAAGAAGGCAATTGAATTCAAGAAGAAATTTAAAAAGGGATAATACTTTTTTTTTCTGGATAAGTCAAATTATGATTTCAGGAAATCCTGCAAGTTTGAGAGTTGGCTATCAGTTCCGGGAATTACGATGAATGCAATGGAAATAAACCTTATATATAAATGTTTGACCACTTTCTGTTCGGAGGGGCGCCGGTGGTTGCAAGGGGTAGAACTTTGCCAAGAATACTTATATGTAAAGTATGACGGATGTTCGTTATATGTATCAGACAGATATTTTGGATCTTTTGTTTGGGCTGCTATGTTGTGTTGCTACAGTCTCAAAGCAGCCGTTTGCTTACAGGAATTTTTGAGCTTACTTTGGAGAGGCCTGAAACAAAAAATGCAATTGGAAGGGATATGCTGAAGAGATTGGAGCATACATTTGAAGCTGTAAATAAAGATAATACAGCCAAAGTGTTGATGATCAGCAGTTCAGTTCCCAAAGTGTTTTGTGCTGGTGCTGATTTGAAGGTTAAAATGCCACTTGAAATATAAATTATGAGTGCCATCAGCCATTCAATCATAAACCATGTCATCTTTCTTGAACTTTATAAACAAGATGGATAAAAAATGAACCAAACATTTAATGTTTAGTGAAATGATTTTATATGCCGAAAGAAATGTTAAAAGAATGGACAGCTTTTTGTACTGTACAATTGGTTCACTAGTTCGAAAGGTGGTCCAGCCATATGTAAATGATTGATCCATAGCATCATAATTATGGAACAACCACCCATTTTGAAATATTCCTTGTGAATGGAAACAAAGATTTGGGTTAGAGGTGACAAGGAAGGTTTTTGAATGTTTACCATAAAAAATAGTAGTTGTCAGTTATTGTGATAAGTATTGAGGTTTCAAATAAACTTCCACCATAGTGGCATCAAATAATTAAGCACATGAAGTTAAGTTTATTCCTGTAGTCTCCAGAATAAATGAACGTTGACAATCCTTTAGATGAGTAGTATTAAAGTCTCATTCTTTATCCTGAGTTATTGCTGGTATTTTTTGTCCGAGTGTCCGGATTTGCTCCCAAGTCACGTGCTGTGAGGTCTGTGAGGTGATAGCACAGTAGTAAACTATGGATATGACTTGTAGGATGACCCACTCTTAACCTGGGACCATAATATTCTAAATGATTCCAAGAAGTTTGTTGGTAGGATGCTGATATGATCATAATAGTTCATATTTTTGTTATCAAATTTCTCATTGTTTTCACTTCCGACGTGTTTAGTTGATACGCTTTTGTGTTATTTTGTTGTAGAAGGAAGTTTTATTGTCTTAGAATAAATTTGGGCTAGAAAAGTGATTTTTTTCACATTTGAAGCTGCGAAATAAGGACAAAAACAGAAGAAGTCCTGGAACAAGGTGTGGCCACGCCTTGTGACTGCTTCGCGGTTGTCTTGTGACTGCATATAGAGCTCGAAAATTCTGATGATAATACTATATTTTAAGAGTCCCGTTTGTTATATTTAATTCATCGAAGACTTTTGGAGAGAGATTTTTTATCGAGATAAGAAAAAATTTGGTAGAGTTTTGTTCCATAAAACTCTAGTTCCTTATTGATAAACCTAATCTCTTCCTATTATTATAGGTTTTATTCTAGTTTTTGTTTTTATCTTTAGAATTCTCTATTCTTCATATTCTCTCTTCAACGTGGAAAACAAGAAATTTCTCATCTTCTCTCCACAATTCTAGGCttagtttttatttttgattCAAGGGATATTTCAACTATTACAATTTTATCATTGTGAAATTTTTGcgctttaatttaatattcttgatttgttcaagtatttgttgGTTTATGATTTATTCATATGAAAGTTGTATGTTGATTTAATCTGATAATtttatttgatatataattttctacagctatccatgaattcagtgatccgtaattgtcatgaacaaTTGATACATGAGTAGCACTAGATTAGGTGTGTTGTGTTATCATAGCATATTTACTCTAAATAAATCGATGAAACTAAATTTATCAATTGCAACCATCTCGATTAGATTTTAGGgttaactgttttcacaaagcgaaaatgctatttttaatcaATATGAAACACTATCGTGTCCAATTGattattgataagttttgactggatgctaggtttggtcaattaaattaggaaaatacaaggattttagcggctatccctataattATAAAGTTAATTGCTTGTAACTATATGGAtaaatgataaataatattttaaccgATAATCAGTGATACAATTGAATAATGTAAATTCTTTGAATCAAAGTttgataatattaaatttaacatttcatagTTATTCCTCTTGATTGTTTATTTTTTCTTGCAAGCTAAAGCTGTtgtagtattttatttatttctaataaaaaaatCCCCCCTTCATTTgttttttcttgaaacaaaTAAATCTCCCGTTCCATTTTGATTCGACTATATTCACCATTACACTCATTTTATTTAGAGAGTAGAAATTTAAGTTTGATGACTCAACGACAGCAAACCAAATGCTAATGTGTCCATATAGGTCACAATTGTCGATTTTCTCTTAACTGCTCATGATGCTAATTTTAAACACCAACCCATAAGTCActaaattttctttttctttcattAGTATGTAAgaaacttgattttttttccaTCACGGTATCAAAAAATGAGCCTTGTACGCAAAAAAGAACCTCTACATTTTGAGTTCATTAGTTCTACTGTTGTCGCCAATCCTTACCGATATTGATACTAGTATTAATAGCATGACAAAATTCAAGTTTTATGACTTAGTTGATTGTCAGACATACAGCACAAGTACCTCTGGAACCATGCCAGTGACTCCTTTCATATCATCCTATGGGCGTCTGTCGTAAAACTCTTATTGTTCTATGTGAGAGTTAGTACAGAGCTTCATATTTCTTTGTATGTCTCGTGACGTTTACTTCAACTGTCATTGTATGGTTAAATATGGTGGGGCCCATTTCTCCCGCATTTGTTTACTCTCTCCATATATTTGTCTGTTCTTGTATGTTGAATGACTTTACTTGCCCTTAGATGTGGTCTTATGCTTTTAAATGGCTTCATTGTTTTTTCTCTTTTGTCTCTGTATTTGGTTCACTTTCTTGACTTGTTTTCAATGATGATGGGTTTGCAGGAAAGAAAAACTATGAGTTCATCTGAAATAAAGGATTTTGTACGCAGGCTACGCTCAACATTTTCTCTTTTGGAGGTATATACCTGTACTTAATCCTTTGTGGTGAGTTATGCTTCGTATTTATATATAGACACATTGAATGCCTTCTAGCCACTTGGATCTTAGAATGACATTTGAGTTTTTGCCTTGCCTTCTTGAAACTTCTGAGTTTAGAGATGACTATTCTCAGGAACTGAATGTGCCTACAATAGCTGTCATTGAAGGTGCAGCTTTGGGGGGTGGGCTGGAAATGGCATTATCATGTGATCTTCGGATATGTGGTTAGAAGCATCTTCTTAGTCGAGCATACTTGATCTTTTCCGGGCTGAAGTGTTTCTAACTCGGAGTTGTTGATAAATATGATAGTGGAAGATACAGTGTTGGGACTACCAGAAACAGGACTTGCCATTATACCCGGGTGTGCCATTGCCCTGACTCATGCTCTCCCATTTTTTTAAAGAACAATCTCTCTCGTTTTATGCTAATATCTTTTCTACATTCTATCTTATAGTGATATGAATGTTTCCCATGAAGAGCTAATACTGAATTATCAATTAGGAtagttttatttaatattacacTACACACAGATGTTCACATGAAAACATTGTTGAGTTTTGCATTTAAAATACCCTCTCTAGTATGGTGATTACAGAGATGTGCATTCGAGGCTCATCTAATTAATAAAAATGTAACATATTTCAGGGCTGGAGGAACACAACGACTCTCTAGATTGGTTGGAAAATCAATCGCGAAGGATCTTATTTTTACTGGCCGAAAGATTACTGGCAGGGATGCTGTTTCCATCGGTTTGTGTTACTGGAGTTTCTATGCTCTGTATTTTTCTTCAAGATGCGAAATCTGAGATCGTGCACTGAACTCTTTAACAAATTCCCTCGTTCCCGCATGATGAAGttgaaaaaatttaatttggtGCGACTGCTAATCCATAGGAGTAAGGAAAAAGAGAAGATGTTGAAATCTGATTCCAGCATTGGTCCCTTGAAGTTGATAGAATGCCTTCTCAAATTTCTTTAACGTACTGCTAGCTGATGGCTCTTCATCTACTTGTTTTCTTCCTCCTACTTTTACTACAATACCCACTTCTTAGGGTGGCACTTTAGTACTAGTATCTGGTTAGTTCTTTTGGAACTTGGAAAATAAAGATGATTAATGCTAAATGTAGTTTCTTCACAGGACTTGTCAATTACTGTGTCTCTTCTGGCGAAGCTCGTTTAAAGGCTCTTGGAATTGCTCGGGATATAATTCAGAAGGTAATTTACTCTAGCCAgattttactttattttttttatagagaAGAAATATTACATTACCAGACTTTGGCCCAAATCTTTTTCGTCAATGGGATCGGCCTAAAGATTCTTCTGCAACtcattttaaagtaaatcataTGGCAAAGAATGAGTTTGGCACAAGGACGTTTGTCATGGCACTGACATCTTGCATAGGTGTGGTGTAGTGCCTGCATTTCTGTCATTCTTTCCCTCTTTAGCTACACTTTACTTTTTGAATATGGACCTCAATTCTTTCTCAAGGAGCATATTGCTTCAGTATAACGTCTTCTCAA containing:
- the LOC140807359 gene encoding probable enoyl-CoA hydratase 2, mitochondrial, with the translated sequence MSAFASIAKTLNNLKAYNSTPQLFRFTSIRTLLLQSASESVKLQKFTDSDSGIFELTLERPETKNAIGRDMLKRLEHTFEAVNKDNTAKVLMISSSVPKVFCAGADLKERKTMSSSEIKDFVRRLRSTFSLLEELNVPTIAVIEGAALGGGLEMALSCDLRICVEDTVLGLPETGLAIIPGAGGTQRLSRLVGKSIAKDLIFTGRKITGRDAVSIGLVNYCVSSGEARLKALGIARDIIQKGPLAIRMAKRAINGGIEVDMVSALELEENCYEQLLHTKDRLEGLAAFAERRKPVYTGE